Part of the Bryobacteraceae bacterium genome is shown below.
CGCAGGCCACGGCGAGCCAGCTCAACTCGTTCTGGCGCAGCAGGCAGGCATCGAGTTGCGCCTCGCGGCTGCCGATGTGCTGCGCGATGTCGATGCGAAAGGACAGACGATCAGGATAGCGCGCGGTTCGTTATTCGTTCCACAGCTCGTGAATCGGGCCGTAGAGGTCCTGGGCGGCGGCGAAGGGGATGTACTCGAAGCCGCGTTTCAACGGGTCGTCGCGCCGCACGGTGGTCCAGTCGATTCCCAAGGCGGAGTAGAGCGTGGCGGCGATGTCTTCGGGGCGGACGTCGCGGTCGCGTCCCCAGCCGGGCTCTCCGGTGGCGGAGCCGGCGGCGTTGGTGGAGCCGATGACCTTGGGTCCGCGAATCCCGGCGCCGGCGAACAGCGCCGATTGCTGGAGAAAGTGATCGCGCCCGGCCTGCGCGTTCACGCGTCCCACGGTGCGGCCGAACTCGCCCATGCAGAGCACGAGCGTCTGGTCCAGGAGGCCGTCGGCCTTGAGATCCGCGAGCAGGTTTCCGAGTCCGCGATCGAGCTGGCGGACGAGCGCGTTGGCGTTGGCCGTATTGAACGCGGTGGTGTAGATGTTGGCGTGGTTATCCCAGCCGCCGCTGGTGATCTGGATGAAGCGCGCGCCGAGCCCGGCGCGGAGCACATTGCGCGCGGTGAGGCAGGCGTTGCCGAAGCCGGTGCTGCCGTACCGCTGGCGTTCGTCGGCTTCGAAGCGGAAGGCCTCGTCGACGGTGGAGTTGTACATCAACAGGCGGGCGCTCTGGTTGAACTGCGCCGTTTCGCGGCTGGTGATGCCGAGCGTGGCGTTGTCGTTCTCCTCGGCGTCCATGTTCAACAGAAGCTCGTAGCGGCGGCCAAACGTATCGGCCCCGTCGCGGTGGACGGTGTTGTCGAGGCCGTTGCCGTTTGGGTTGAGCAGGAACGGCGCGTGCGCCGGCGGGAAGTAGCCTTGCGAAGGAATGCCTGTGCCGGCGTTCAACGCCAGAAAGGCCGGAAGCACGGCGTTCGGCGCGGCCAGTTCAAGCGAAGCCACGGAGCCGATATGCGGCGCGATGCGCGCCGTGCTCGACGTGGGGTTGCGCGCGATCTGCACCCAATCCCGCGCCAGTTGATGAACAGCCGCCCACGAACGCACGGAGCGCACCAAGGCGACCGAATCCAGCTGCCCGGCGATTGTCGGCAGAATGCCGCGCGGCCAACGGATGCTTCCGTAGGACTCCGGTTCGAATCCGGCCGGCGTCCACTCGCCTTCCTTGAGATCGAACGAATCGATGTGGCTGATGCCGCCGTTCAGTTGAATGAAGATGACGTTCTTCGCCTTGCCGATGGGCGAGGCGGCCAAGGCGCTCGATTCGCCGTGGCGCGACGGCAGCAGGAAGTATCCGCCGACGCCGGCGCCGAGATGGCGGAACAGCACGCGCCGCGAAAGATGCGGGCGCTGCCAGAACAGCGTGCCGGGCCGCTGGTTGAGGATGGACCGCCAGTCGATCCCGAAACGGTCGCGTTGCGAAGTGTTCTTCATGGCCCGGTCCTTAGTAACTGAAGAGGAATTCGGTTTTGTTGACGAGGACCCAGGCGAGGTCTTCGAGGGCAAGGTTCCGCTGCGCCGCCGTGCGGGCGCGGCCGAGATGATCAGCGGCCTGGGCGCGCTCCGTGGCGTTGGGCAGGCGGCCCAGGAAAAGGAGGAACAGCTCATCGGCCACGCTTCCGTTGTCGGCCGCGGCGGCCACCTCCTGCAACCTCGGCGAGTTGCGCACCTTCAACCGCGTGGAGACGAAGGCGTGGTTCATCAGCGTGAGCTGCTGCACGATCGATCCGTCCGGCGAGCGGGTGATGGTGTCGCGATTACCGCGAATGAAGGCGTCCATGAACGTGCGGGACGCGCCGTTGGTGCGCGGCTCCTGCGGGTCCGGCAACTGGACCGCCCACTCGAACGGATTGTCGAACCCGTTGACGTTGTACGGAGTCGTGATGCCGGTGGCCTTCGCGATCGCGTCGTGGACCTCCTCGCCTTCGAGCCGCCGCGGGTAGCGCCTCGCGAACAGCGGGATGCGGCTCACGTCCCATTCGCCGTCATACCGCGCGCTGAGCTGATAGGCGGACGATTCGGCGATCACGCGCAGGAAGGGGCGGATCTGGAAATTGCCGGCGGCGAACTGGGCGGCGAGAAGCTGTAGCAGCCGCGGGTGCGACGCCTGCAGCGTCCACGGCGCCGGCGGCGGATTGTCGGGGTCCAGCCGCGCCGGGTCGATTGCATCCACCGGCTCAATGAGTGCGTAGCCGAACATCGCCTTCCACAGCCGGTTGGCGAAGTTGAGGGCGAACAGCGGGTCGTCGACGAGCTTCTGGGCGAATGCCGCGCGCCAGTCATTGGAGTCCGGCGCGGATCCGTCGCGATACTCCGGAGTGATGGCCCGCGCCGTACCGATGGGCTGGCGCGCCGGCCGATTGCCGGTGGTAGTGTTCAGATTATAAGAGCCGTTGGGGCGGTCCGAAAGGTTGAACGAATCGAAGAGGGGATCGTTCCGGTCCGAGACTCGCTGGATGGTGACGCGGGCGAAATGCGCCGAGAGCCGCTGGGCGTCGGATCGCGTGGACTGGCCGCCCCAGAGGCTGAGCACGTCAAGGTGCCGGCGACCGTCGTGGCACAGGAGGCAATCGTAGTGGCCCATGCCGGCGAATCTCTGCATTGCCTGATAGAGGATGAAATCGTAGACGTCCTGCGCCGGGCCCATCGTCTGCCGGCTGCCGAGCAGGTAGTTCACCGCGCCGGCTTCGTCCGCGTAGGAGTTGCCAGCGGCGGTGAGCATCTCGTACACGGTGTCGCGTAGCGACTTTTCCCGCGCCAGCGAACCGCGCATCCAGTTATAGAAGGCGTTTCGGCCCCGAACCTGCCGGTTGATGTTGGTGTTGACGATCACGTTGCCGGTTAGATCGCCGAGCCACATCGTCCACTTGTCTGTGAACTCGGGGGTGTAGAGCAGGCGGTCGATCACGCGGCCGCGCTTGTCGGCGGCGGTATCGGCGACGAAGTCCCGCACGTCGGCGGGCGAGGGGATGCGGCCGGTGAGATCGAGATAGATGCGGCGGAGAAAAGCCTCGTCCGTGGCGAGCCCGGCCGAGGGGACGTTGGCGGCTTCGAGCTTGTCCAGAATTTCGTTGTCGATAAAGTTACGCCGTGGGATGTCGCCCGGCGCCACGGTCCGCGAAGGCGCGCTGGTGCGCGTAGCCTTTAGCGTCCGGGCGTGGACGAGTAATTGCTCGCGCGATTGTCGTTGGAGGAATGCGTCCGGGTCTGCGCGGAACGAGCAGTTCTCGCCAGACGCGGCAGCGTCGTGATCAGCCGCAAAAAGGAAGGCGGCGCAAAGGAAAGGAAGCAATTTGTACTTCACGGACTTCACCTCATCACCGTTCCCTCGTGGAAACCCACACGGCGGACCGGATGTTTCGATTACAGCACAGATATTTTGGTACGCGGGTACGGTTTAGCCAAGCCGTCCGCCGAGCGTGGGGGCGAACCTCCCGGGGATGAGGGTGGCGAGGCGTTTCTTGATCGGGGCGGAGGCGGGCGCACCGGCGATGTTACGGAACTCGTGAGGATCCTCCGTGTGGTTGTAGAGCTCTTCGGTGGCGTCCGGGTAGCGGATGTAGCGGAAGCGTTCGTCGCGCACGGCGGCGTAGTTTTCGCCGTAAGTGGTGAGCGCGGGGCGATCCCATTTGGCGCGCGGGTTGCGGCACAGCGGAGCGAGACTGCGGCCTTCAACTCGGCCGGTGCGCAGGCGGCAGAATTCGGCTAGCGTGGGGAAGATATCGATCAGGCCGATGGTGCGGGCGCACACCGAGCCAGGTCGCGTGACGCTGGGGACGCGGATGGCTGCCGGTACGCGCGCGGACTGTTCCCAGAGCGTGGTCTTCTCCCAATGATCCTTTTCGCCGCAATGGTATCCGTTGTCGGACCAGAAAACGACGATGGTGTCGTTGGCGTGCGGGCTGGCGTCGATCGCATCGAGCACGCGGCCGAGGGACCAGTCGGCAAAGGTGGTGCAGGCGGCGTAGGCGTGGAGGAACCGGCGCCAGGAGGCCGGGTTGTTGCGGCCGGTGGCTTCGAAGCGTTCGCCCCAAACCTTGGAGAGCATGCGCGCTTCCGGCGGGGTGTCGGCGAGGTCATCCTCTTTATACCCGGCCGGCGGGACCTGCATGTCTTCCGGGCGGTACATGTCGAAGAAGCGCTTCGGCGCGGTGAAGGGCGTGTGGGGACGCCAGAGGCCGTAGACGGCGAAGAAGGGTTTTTCGTGCTTTTGCGCGAGGATGTCGATGATGGCTTCGGCGTTGGGGACGTCGGGGAATTCGGAGTCGGGGCGCTGCCATGCGGTGGTTCCCCACCAGCGGTCCGTGGGGATTTCGAGATCCTGTTTCGGCGGAAAGGGACCGAAGCCGCCGCCGAAATACTGGTTGTCCCACATCGTCTTCTCGCGTTCCGGGGCGGTGGGGGCGTGGAGGATCTTCCCGCGTCCGAACGTCGTATAGCCGTTGCGTTTGAAACATTCGATCATGTTTTCGGTTTTGTCGAGCGGCGGCTTGGTCCAGGGATCGCAGCCATTCCGGTAGGCGCCTGTGGTGTGGGGGTAGAGTCCGCTGAACACGGCGGCGCGGGAGGGGACGCAGGCCGGGGAGGCGCAATAGGCGCGCTCGAAGGTGCACGCGGAGCGTTTGAAGCGATCGAGGTTGGGGATCCTGACGCCTGGATACGCGCCGAAGAAGCCGTAGTCGTTCATGTCGTCGGCGATGAGCATGAGGACGTTCGGGGGGCGGCGTTGCTCGGCGGCGAGGAGGGGGGCGGAGAGAAGGGTGCGGCGTGTGAGAGTCATAGGGCGCCTGTCTCGATTCATGCTTTCGGGTGGGCCTTGTCGTAGACGGCGATCATGTCTTCGAGCGCCACCTGCGTATACTTCTGCGTCGTCGAGAGATTAGCGTGTCCGAGTAACTCCTGGATGCTGCGGAGATCGGCGCCCGCGGCGAGCAAGTGGGTGGCGTAGGCATGGCGGAGGGTGTGCGGATGCATGGCGTTGTCGCCGGAGATGTAGGTGGCGTAGAACTTGACGATGTTACGGACGGAACGGTCCGTGAGGCGGGCGCCGCGGTTGTTCAGGAAGACGGCGCGCTCGCCGGGGGAGGGGCGGCGATCCTCGGAGGCGAGGTAGCGGTCCAGCGCGGCGGCGGCTTTGGCGCCGTAGGGGACAACGCGTTCCTTGCGGCCCTTGCCGCGGACACGGAGCCACTGTTCAGCACGGTCGATGTCGTCGAGGTTGAGTCCGCAGAGCTCGGAAACGCGGAGGCCGCAGCCGTAGAGGAGCTCGAAAACGGCAAGGTCGCGGACGGGGTAGGGGCGGTTGAGATCCGCGGTGGGGATGGCGTCGACGAGCGTGTTGGCTTGTTCGGGCGTCGGGACGGTGGGGAGTTTCTTGGGGATCTTCGGAGTTCGGAGCAGCTTGGGGATGTTCGAGGGGACGACACCTTCGCGGTAAAGGAACTTGAACAGGGACCGGACGGCGGCTAGCTTGCGGCGGATGGAAACGGTTTCGAGGCGCTGATCGTAAAGAGAGCCTAGCCATTCGCGCAGGGCGAGGGTGTCGATCGACGCCGGGTGGGGCGGCGCGCCGCCGGGCGGGGAGAAGTAGGTGAGGAACTGCGCGAGGTCCGATGCGTAGTTGCGCAGCGTGTGCGGCGATACATTCTCCCGCCGGCGTTCGTCGAGATACTGCTCGATCGCTTCAGCGAGCGAATCAGGCCGGGACGGCGAGGTATTCATCGAATTTCTCGAGGGCGCGGCGGCAGACTTCGGCCTGACGCGCGCGCTTATCGCGGCGGAAGCGGGCGAGCGTTTCCTCGTCGAGTTTCGGCAGCAGGTCAAAAGTAATGTTGGCCGGCTGGTAGCGGGCCGGATCCGCGCGGGCGACGTAGTGGCAAAGCGAGCCGAGGGCCGTTTCGCGAGGCGGCGCGGTGAACGGCTGGCCGGCGGCGAGCGCGGCGGCGTGGCGTCCGGCGAGGAACCCGGTAGCGATCGACTCCACGTAGCCTTCGATGCCGGCGATTTGCCCGGCGAAGAAGATGCGCGGCTGGGCCCGTAGGTGGAGCGCCGGCTCGAGCAGCGCCGGCGCGTTGATGTACGTGTTGCGGTGGATCTGCCCGTAGCGGAGGAACTCGGCGTTTTGCAGACCGGGGATCAGGCGGAACACGCGTGCCTGGTCGCCGTATTTGAGGTAGTTCTGAAAGCCGACTAAGTTGTAACTGGACGAACGGAGATCCTCGCTCCGCAACTGGACGACGGCGTACGGGCGCCGGCCGGTGCGCGGATCCTCGAGCCCCATCGGCTTCATCGGGCCGAACCGGAGCGTGTCACGCCCGCGGCGGGCCAGTTCCTCGATCGGAAGACAGGCCTCGAAATACGGAACGTCGTCGGGGATGTGCGGCGTGTGTGAGTGCGCTTCGAGCAGCGCGTCGACGAAGCGTTCGTACTCGTCGCGGGTGAACGGGCAGTTCAGGTAGTCGTCGGTGCCATCGAGAGACTTGCCGTAGCGCGAGGCGGCAAAGGCGATCGAATGGTCGATGGCGTCGGCGTCGACGATGGGGCTGATCGAGTCGTAGAAGAACAGCCGGTTGGAGCCCGTGAGGGAGGCGATGGAGGCGGCGAGCGCGTCCGACGTCAGGGGGCCGCTGGCGATAATGACGATCCCTTCCGGCGGCACTTCGGCGATCTCCTCCCGGCGGACCTCAATGCCGGGAAGCGCGGCCACCGCATCGGTAACCGCCTCGGAGAATCGCTCGCGATCGACGGTCAGCGCGTGCCCGGCCGGGACGCGCGTCTTCGCCGCGATGTCGAGCAGAAGGCTCCCGGCGCGGCGAAGTTCTTCCTTGAGAAGCCACGGCGCGGTGTTCGGCGACTCGCTCTTCAGCGAGTTCGAGCAGACGAGTTCGGCGAGGCGATCGGTTTGGTGGGCGGGCGTGGTCCGCGCCGGGCGCATCTCGTAGAGGGTGGCGCGAAGGCCGGCGCGGGCGACCTGCCAGGCTGCCTCAGCGCCTGCCAGACCGCCGCCGATGATGGCGATCATGAGTTTACGATCTTCATTTTCACCCATTTGATATTCTGATGGCGTGTGGAGAACTCCCCTTCTCGTGGCGGTGGCGGCGCTGTGCGCCCGGGCCGAGACACCCGACCTGCTCAACATCCTGAAGCAGGAACTGAATCGTAACTTCGAGGTGCTGCGCGAGAAGGGCGATCCGAAACCTTATTACATCGCCTACGCGGTGACCGATGCGGAGAACGCCGGAGTGTCGGCGTCGCAGGGCGCGTTGTCGAGCATGCAGGAGCCGCGGCGCCGGCGCACTCTCGACGTGACCGTCCGTGTGGGTTCGCCCGAGCTCGACAACTACCGCTCCATTCGCGGCGACTTCGCGCAGTTCACCGCCGGTGTTTCGATCGCGCTCGAGGACAACCCGAACGCGATCAAGCTGGCGCTGTGGCGCGAAACGGACCGGTGCTACCGCCTCGCGGCTCAGCGGCTGATCAACATTCAGACGAACAAGGAAGTGCAGGTGGCGGAGAAGGAGGCGTCCAACGATTTTTCTCCGGCGGAGAAGCAGGAGTTCGCCGGGATGCCGCCGCCGCTCGCGTTCGACGTCGACGATTGGAGCAAGCGCGCACGGAAGCTTTCCGGCGAGTTCGCCAAGTACCCCGGCGTGCTCGCCTCGGCGATCGGCGTGAACGGATCGCGGGAAGTGAAGTATTTCGTCAACACCGAGGGTACGGCGCTGGCGCACGGTCAGCAGTTCTACCGCGTAACGCTTTCGGCGCAAGGCAAGGCGCAGGACGGCATGGACCTGGCGACGTTCGATAGCTTCAACGCCGGGCACGCCAATCGCATTCCGAGCGACGACGACATCCGCAAAGGGATCGAGCACGTGGCCGGCGACCTGACGAAGCTGCTCGATGCGCAGGTGGTGGAGCCGTTCGTCGGTCCGGCGATCCTTTCGGGCCGCGCGGCGGGCGTGTTTTTCCACGAAATTTTCGGCCATCGCGTGGAGGGGCACCGGCTCAAGGACGAGAGCGACGGGCAGACATTCGCCAAGTCCGTGGGCACGGCGGTGCTGCCGGAGTTCATTTCAGTGACGTTCGATCCGACCCGCCATGAGGCGGCGGGAGAGGACCTGAACGGTTGGTACGCGTTCGACGACGAAGGCGTGAAAGCGCGCCCCGTGCATCTGGTGGAGAACGGGATTCTGAAAACCTTTCTCATGTCGCGTACGCCGAATCCGCGCGTGGATCATTCAAACGGACACGGCCGCCGGCAGGCGGGCGCGGAGGTGGTGGCGCGGCAATCGAACCTGCTCGTGGAGGCGTCGCGCACGGTGACAGAGACGCGGCTGAAGCAGATGCTGCTCGAAGAAGTCCGGCGGCAGGGGAAACCGTATGGGTTCTATTTCCAGGAGATCACCGGCGGCTTCACGAACACGTCCCGGCGCGGCATTCAGGCATTCAAGGTGATCCCTCTGGTGGTGTACCGGATCTATCCGGATGGCAAGGAGGAGATCGTGCGCGGGGCCGATATCGTGGGGACGCCGCTGGCCAGTTTCGCGAAGATTCTCGCGGCCGGCGACAAGATCGAAGTGTTTAACGGCTACTGCGGCGCCGAGAGCGGCAGCGTTCCCGTGTCGGCGGTGTCGCCGGCGATTCTGGTTTCCGAACTGGAAGTGCAGAAGAAGGAAAGCTCGCGTAACCGTCCGCCGCTGCTGCCGCCGCCGGGCAAGCAATCAGTGAGCGCGGAGGTGGCGCGGTGAGGCGGCGCGAGTTTTTCATCCTTGCCGCGGCCGCTGCCGCCGTGCGGGCGCAGAAGCAGGAAGACGACGCGATCCTCGAAGCGATGCGCGAGGAGATCGCGCGGTCCAAGGAGTTGAAGATCGGAGGCACGGACCCGGTCTACTACGTCGAGTACGGGCTCGATGAACTCGACACGTTCACGGCGGCGGCGTCCATGGGCGCGCTGGTGAGCGCGAATCATAGCCGCGCGCGGATCCCCCGCGTGCAGGTCCGCGTCGGCGATTACCGGTTCGACAACACCAACTACATCTTCACCGATCTGTTCGCGCGCGCCGGTGGGCGCGTGGTGCTCGACGACGATGTGGATGCGATCCGGCGCCAATACTGGCTGATGACGGACCAGGTTTTCAAAGGCTCTCTCGAGGCGATTTCGCGGAAGCGGTCCGCGCTGCGCAACGTTACGCAGCAGGAGGTGCTGAACGATTTCGCCAAGGCCGATCCGGTGAAGTTCTATCGCCCGCCGACGAAGGTGGTTTCGCGGGAGGAGGAATGGAAATCGCTGGCGAGCCGGGTTTCGGCGGTGTTCGTGAAGCATCCGCGCGTGACTCAGTCCGGCGTCGAGATCGAAGTCGCCTACTCGAATACCTACGTGGTGACGTCGGAGGGGACGGAACTGCGGTTCCCCGAGGACCTTTTCTTCGTACGGATTCGGGCGTCGGCGCAAGCCAAGGACGGAATGCCGGTGCGCGACGCGCTGGTCTTTCAGTCGCGCGAGTTGGGCGGGCTGCCCGGCGAGCAGGAACTGCTGCGCGGCGCCGAAGAGGTGGCGCGCAACGTAGAGGCGCAACTCGATGCGGCGGTGGAAGAGGATTACTCAGGTCCGGTGCTGGTGGAAGGCGACGCGGCGCCGCAGTTATTCGCGCACTTACTGGGTGCGAACCTGGGGCTTACGCGGCGTCCGGTGAGCGAGCCCGGCCGGTCATTCCCGACGCCGCAGAGCGAACTCGAAGGCCGCCTGGGTTCCCGCGTGCTGCCGGAGTGGATGGACGCGGTGGACGATCCGACGCTGGCGGAGTTCCAAGGCGAGCGCTTGCAGGGCGGCTACGAGATCGACATGGAGGGCGTGCGGCCGGCTCCGCTGAAGGTGGTGGAAGAAGGGAAGGTTAAGAACTTCCTATTGACGCGGCTTCCGGTGCGGGGTTTCGAGGGGTCCAACGGGCGGGCTCGATTGCCGGGCGCGTTCGGTTCGAAGGCGGCGGTGTTTTCGAACCTCATTGTCACTGCGAGGGAGTCCAAGCCGGCGGCGGATTTGAAGAAGCAGCTCATTGAGATGTTGAACCAGCGGGCGAAGCCGTATGGCCTGCTGGTGCGCAAGCTCGATTTTCCCACCGCGGCGTCGGCCGGCGAGATTCGGCGGATGGCGACCGCGAGCGGCCAGCGCGGGGGCAGCGTGCGACCCACGGTGTCGCCCGTGCTGGTGTACCGCGTGTATCCGGACGGCCGCGAAGAGGCGGTGCGGGGCATGACGTTTCGCGGGTTGAACGCGCGGTCACTGCGTGACATCGTCGCCGCTTCCAACGCTTCGGCCGTATTCCACTTCATCGGTGATGGTTCCCCGCTGCCTTCGATGGGCGGCGCTGGCTACATCGTGCCGAACAGCGTGGTGGCGCCGGCGGTGCTTTTCGAAGACATGGAGCTCGAGAAGCGACAGGAGGATTGGCCGAAGCTTCCGCTCGCGCCGCCTCCGGAGCTTACCTCTTCGCTCTAACGCGCCGTCATGCGGATTCTCTCACGCGCGATCTTCCGGGAAGTGGCCGGCGCCGCGGTGCTTGGGACCGTGCTGTTCACCGCTGTGCTGTTCATGCAGAAGCTCGGCAGCGGGAAGATGTTCGAGACGCTGCTGCGCGGGTCGGCTTCGCCGGCCGTGGTGGCCTACCTGATCGCGATGCTGCTGCCGGCGGCGGCTGTGTTCGCTCTTCCGACCGGGACGCTCGTGGGCGTGCTGATCGGATTGGGGCGTATGTCGTCGGACGGGGAGATCATCGCGATGAGGGCGGCGGGCGTTCCCGGCCGGCGCGTCATCGCGCCAATCGTGACGCTGGCGGCGCTCGGCATGATCGCGGCCGGGGCGTGCTCGCTGGTGCTGATGCCCTGGGCGGTCCGCGAGAGTTTCCGGGTGTTGAACAAGAGCGTGGCGCTGCAGTTGACTGCTGAGCTCCAGCCGCGCGTTTTCGAGGAGCAGTTCACCAAGAGTAACGTTGTGCTCTATGTGGGGGATGTGCGGGCCACGGCTTCCACAACGGCGGAATGGAAGAACGTCTTCCTGGCCGACGTTACCCCGCCCGAGGAGCGTCCGCAGACAAGCCGCCAGTACAGCGACGCGCCGCGCGTTACCGTCGCGGCCGAGGCGCTGGCCGTGCCGGATGCGACCAAGAGCACCATCCAGCTATCGATGCACGGCGTGACGACGCACGAGGTGGACAGCGACCCGAAGGTCTACCACAGCACCACGGAGAAGCGCCAGGAGCAATTGCTCGAGGCCAAACCGCGCGAGGAGATGGCGGCGAAACCGTACGACGCGATGGACACGATCCCGTTGTGGAAAGAAGCGAAGGAACACGTGGAGGCGCGGCTGGAGCTGCACAAGCGGCTGGCGCTGCCGGTGGCTTGCCTGGTGCTGGCGATGGTCGGCATCCCGCTGGGTGTCTCGTCGCGGCGGTCGGGAAAGTCGGGCGCGTTCGTGATCACGGTGAGCCTGGCGTTCCTCTATTGGATGAGCCTGGTGAGCCTGATGGGAATGTCGCGGCAGGGGAAGATGCCGGCGGAGGTGGCGGCGTGGACGCCGAACGTCGTTCTGGGCGTGATCGGAATCCTGCTGCTGGCGGGACTGGAACGGCCGGGCGACCGGGATCTGCTTTCCCGCCTGCGCGCCCTCGGGACGAACGTGGAGGCCGATATCCGGCGGTGGCTCGCGAGCGGCGGGAAGGGCGGTGGAAGCGGCTGGCGGATCGCGCTGCCGCGTATCCCGCTGCTGCCGGGCGTGGTGGATACGTGGGTGCTATCGACGTTCCTCTTCTATCTGGCGCTGTTGCTCGGTAGCTTCGTCCTGCTGGCGCACGTGTTCATCTTCTTCGAGTTGCTGAGCCACATCATCAGCAACGGCATCGCCATGAGTAAAGTGCTCGAGTATCACTTCTACCTTACGCCGATGCTGATTTACACGTCGGCTCCGATGAGTATCCTGGTCGCGGTGCTGGTAACGTTCGGCGTCATGTCGAAGAACAACGAAGTGACGGCGATGAAGGCGTGCGGCGTGAGTTTGTACCGGCTGTCGGCGCCGGTGCTGCTGGCGAGCCTGGCGGTGAGCGGGGGACTGTTCGCGTTCGACCACTCCTATATTCCGGAGGCGAACCGGCGGCAGGACGCGATTCTGGCGGAGATCAAGGGGCGCGCGCCGCAGACCTATCTGAACCCGGGGCGGAAATGGGTTTACGGGAAGGGTTCGCGGATCTTCTACTACAAGTATCTGGACCCGGACCAACGCGTGATGGTTGGCCCGCACGTGTACGAGCTCGAACGGGATCCATTCCGGCTGGTGCGGCAGATTTCCGCCGAGAACGCGCGATGGGAACCTTCGCTGAAAGCGTGGGTGTTCCAGAACGGATGGTGGCGCGACATGAAGACCCACTCCTACGAAACGTTCCAGGCCACCACCTTTCATGAACTCACCGAGACCCCGAGCCACTTTCTGCAGGAAGTGAAGCAGGAGAAGCAGTTGAATTTCGTGGAGCTCGATCGGTACATCCGCGAGTTGAAGCAGTCCGGCGTGGATACGGTGAAGCTGCAGGTGCAGTATCACAAGAAGTTCTCGGCGCCGATGTTCGGGCTGGTGATGGCGCTGCTGGCGACGCCGTTCGCGTTTGTGGCCGGCAATCGAGGGGCGATGGCGGGCGTGGGTGTCAGCTTCGGAATCGCGATCGCTTACTGGGTGGTGGGGCGTGTTTTCGAGGAAGTGGGCAACGTGAACCAGTTGCCGGCGGCCATGGCGGCGTGGGCGCCGATCGCCGTATTCACGCTCGCCGGGCTGTACCTGTTCGCGAGGCTGCGGACTTGACGCGGCGAGATCTACTGGGCGGATTGGCGGCGATGCAACGGCCCGGGCGGCCGAACGTAGTGCTGCTGCTCGCCGACGACATGGGTTGGGGCGATCCCGCCTGTTACGGGAATCCGGATGTGCCGACGCCGCATATCGACGGGCTCGCCGCGTCCGGCATGAAGTTCGAGTCGTTCTATGCGGCGTCGGCGGTATGTACGCCGTCGCGCGCGGCGATCCTCACCGGGCGCTACCCGCTGCGGTTCGATATCCGGAAGCACTTCACCGATGATGAAACGCACCTGCCGCCAACGGTGACGTTGCCGAAGTTACTTCGCGACGCGGGTTACAGGACGGCGCACGTGGGGAAGTGGCATTTGGGCGGACTGCATCTGAAGCAACTCGACGGCCCGCGCACGATCCCGGGTCCACGCGAGCACGGGTTCGAGCACTACCAATGCCAGAACGAAGAGCAGCCGTTGCGGACGAAGTTGGGCGCCGCCGAAACCCTATTCCGGAAAGGCGGCACGTGCCTGATCCGCGACGATCGC
Proteins encoded:
- a CDS encoding metallopeptidase TldD-related protein, which gives rise to MWRTPLLVAVAALCARAETPDLLNILKQELNRNFEVLREKGDPKPYYIAYAVTDAENAGVSASQGALSSMQEPRRRRTLDVTVRVGSPELDNYRSIRGDFAQFTAGVSIALEDNPNAIKLALWRETDRCYRLAAQRLINIQTNKEVQVAEKEASNDFSPAEKQEFAGMPPPLAFDVDDWSKRARKLSGEFAKYPGVLASAIGVNGSREVKYFVNTEGTALAHGQQFYRVTLSAQGKAQDGMDLATFDSFNAGHANRIPSDDDIRKGIEHVAGDLTKLLDAQVVEPFVGPAILSGRAAGVFFHEIFGHRVEGHRLKDESDGQTFAKSVGTAVLPEFISVTFDPTRHEAAGEDLNGWYAFDDEGVKARPVHLVENGILKTFLMSRTPNPRVDHSNGHGRRQAGAEVVARQSNLLVEASRTVTETRLKQMLLEEVRRQGKPYGFYFQEITGGFTNTSRRGIQAFKVIPLVVYRIYPDGKEEIVRGADIVGTPLASFAKILAAGDKIEVFNGYCGAESGSVPVSAVSPAILVSELEVQKKESSRNRPPLLPPPGKQSVSAEVAR
- a CDS encoding LptF/LptG family permease, producing MRILSRAIFREVAGAAVLGTVLFTAVLFMQKLGSGKMFETLLRGSASPAVVAYLIAMLLPAAAVFALPTGTLVGVLIGLGRMSSDGEIIAMRAAGVPGRRVIAPIVTLAALGMIAAGACSLVLMPWAVRESFRVLNKSVALQLTAELQPRVFEEQFTKSNVVLYVGDVRATASTTAEWKNVFLADVTPPEERPQTSRQYSDAPRVTVAAEALAVPDATKSTIQLSMHGVTTHEVDSDPKVYHSTTEKRQEQLLEAKPREEMAAKPYDAMDTIPLWKEAKEHVEARLELHKRLALPVACLVLAMVGIPLGVSSRRSGKSGAFVITVSLAFLYWMSLVSLMGMSRQGKMPAEVAAWTPNVVLGVIGILLLAGLERPGDRDLLSRLRALGTNVEADIRRWLASGGKGGGSGWRIALPRIPLLPGVVDTWVLSTFLFYLALLLGSFVLLAHVFIFFELLSHIISNGIAMSKVLEYHFYLTPMLIYTSAPMSILVAVLVTFGVMSKNNEVTAMKACGVSLYRLSAPVLLASLAVSGGLFAFDHSYIPEANRRQDAILAEIKGRAPQTYLNPGRKWVYGKGSRIFYYKYLDPDQRVMVGPHVYELERDPFRLVRQISAENARWEPSLKAWVFQNGWWRDMKTHSYETFQATTFHELTETPSHFLQEVKQEKQLNFVELDRYIRELKQSGVDTVKLQVQYHKKFSAPMFGLVMALLATPFAFVAGNRGAMAGVGVSFGIAIAYWVVGRVFEEVGNVNQLPAAMAAWAPIAVFTLAGLYLFARLRT
- a CDS encoding metallopeptidase TldD-related protein, whose amino-acid sequence is MRRREFFILAAAAAAVRAQKQEDDAILEAMREEIARSKELKIGGTDPVYYVEYGLDELDTFTAAASMGALVSANHSRARIPRVQVRVGDYRFDNTNYIFTDLFARAGGRVVLDDDVDAIRRQYWLMTDQVFKGSLEAISRKRSALRNVTQQEVLNDFAKADPVKFYRPPTKVVSREEEWKSLASRVSAVFVKHPRVTQSGVEIEVAYSNTYVVTSEGTELRFPEDLFFVRIRASAQAKDGMPVRDALVFQSRELGGLPGEQELLRGAEEVARNVEAQLDAAVEEDYSGPVLVEGDAAPQLFAHLLGANLGLTRRPVSEPGRSFPTPQSELEGRLGSRVLPEWMDAVDDPTLAEFQGERLQGGYEIDMEGVRPAPLKVVEEGKVKNFLLTRLPVRGFEGSNGRARLPGAFGSKAAVFSNLIVTARESKPAADLKKQLIEMLNQRAKPYGLLVRKLDFPTAASAGEIRRMATASGQRGGSVRPTVSPVLVYRVYPDGREEAVRGMTFRGLNARSLRDIVAASNASAVFHFIGDGSPLPSMGGAGYIVPNSVVAPAVLFEDMELEKRQEDWPKLPLAPPPELTSSL